One Betta splendens chromosome 16, fBetSpl5.4, whole genome shotgun sequence genomic window carries:
- the dedd1 gene encoding death effector domain-containing 1 isoform X2 → MAAVDFPWNPVRDSLYWDETECHNYYGMLSLHEIFDVVGSQLTETDIKVLSFLLDECLPAPHPLDPAGWTVEPQEGEPDDCGVCPSPALLKTWRRLKPQGSQLPFVLSNKPKSGLELLLELERRGYLGDGNLEPLLQLLRILTRHDLLPLVSHKKRRAVSPERFGRRYEVDDRELQCSSAMQHSCRQTEIPLASFTQELRTGIYPPMPMPSTRRRRKKRGNGWSRRSKKHSQQAQSQSSPPPLPPHKVSCVLNRPTCVSGKTVSSHTMRARERTVNAQTTQNGTVIFFVYGERKGEFCLPVSQYSPNSSLSC, encoded by the exons ATGGCGGCTGTGGATTTCCCGTGGAACCCAGTCAGGGACTCGCTTTACTGGGATGAAACAGAGTGCCATAACTACTATGGGATGTTGTCCCTCCATGAGATTTTTGACGTAGTCGGCTCTCAGCTGACGGAGACCGACATTAAGGTGCTGTCATTTCTTCTGGATGAATGCCTTCCTGCACCACACCCTCTTGATCCAGCAGGCTGGACAGTTGAGCCGCAGGAAGGTGAACCGGACGACTGTGGAGTGTGTCCCAGTCCTGCTCTGCTGAAGACCTGGAGGCGTTTGAAGCCTCAAGGCTCCCAGCTGCCCTTTGTGCTCTCAAATAAACCCAAGAGTGGACTTGAGCTGTTGCTGGAGTTGGAGAGACGAGGGTACCTGGGTGATGGCAACCTGGAGCCCCTGTTGCAACTACTGAGAATCCTCACACGCCACGATCTACTGCCTTTAGTGTCTCACAAGAAAAGGAGGGCAG taTCTCCAGAGAGATTTGGACGTCGATATGAAGTAGACGACCGAGAGCTGCAGTGCAGTTCTGCAATGCAACACTCCTGTAGACAAACAGAAATACCTCTGGCATCCTTCACACAAGAGTTGAGAACTG GTATTTACCCTCCTATGCCTATGCCATCcacaaggaggagaaggaagaagagggggaATGGCTGGAGTCGTAGGTCCAAAAAACACAGCCAACAGGCCCAGTCACAGtcttcaccaccaccactaccaccacacAAAGTTTCCTGTG TTCTAAACAGACCAACCTGTGTGTCAGGAAAAACAGTATCCTCACAcacaatgagagcgagagaacGAACAGTAAATGCTCAAACTACGCAAAATGGTACAGTGATTTTCTTTGTCTATGGGGAAAGGAAAGGAGagttctgtctgcctgtctctcaaTACTCCCCTAACTCTTCACTCTCTTGTTGA